In Ruania zhangjianzhongii, the following proteins share a genomic window:
- a CDS encoding ABC transporter substrate-binding protein has protein sequence MESIRETAGRRAVPTAVSRRRLLQMAGVGTGAVALAGCGPLSSGDGSQGDGGDSSGSQEAEIGVKPAEGTSGYDFLVGVGDKVTENHPEFTFTYTFVNTKVRPQIEQRWRAGNPPDTDYEVFNAQVPATHDFAENLLDLTPYMEEEIGAGGTWRDSFLDAAIQETELDGKIYGAVTDTHVIAMFYNIQIFEDLGITPPHTWDELLEVSSTLSEEGIDPIAVTGMYEPYMGMWVDYLFQREVGYEAARDAAFSGDYADPGYLRAAERFQALRDQGAFLDGFQGTDFTAVQMEFFQGNAAMILMGTWLSAEMKDSIPDDFQLGVVAFPQVTEDGEDNSFTSASNIMVVNKESQSIDAAIAYMRELTSAQTQTDRALEQGAVSAVEGVPGPPGVEGLDELLASAGELNYRYFGTEFVPDRHAAYYREVARFFFGEQDAAQFIDALTEAMSRDF, from the coding sequence ATGGAGTCAATCAGAGAAACCGCTGGTCGTCGGGCGGTGCCCACGGCAGTGTCCCGACGACGTCTGCTGCAGATGGCGGGCGTGGGTACCGGTGCCGTGGCGCTCGCTGGCTGTGGCCCGCTCAGTTCGGGGGACGGCTCGCAGGGAGATGGGGGAGACTCCTCGGGGTCTCAAGAAGCGGAGATCGGCGTCAAGCCCGCTGAGGGGACATCCGGCTACGACTTTCTTGTCGGCGTGGGCGACAAGGTCACCGAGAATCACCCTGAGTTCACCTTTACCTACACCTTCGTCAACACCAAGGTGCGCCCGCAGATCGAGCAGCGCTGGCGGGCGGGGAACCCACCAGACACGGACTACGAGGTGTTCAACGCGCAGGTTCCCGCGACCCACGACTTCGCCGAGAACCTGCTCGACCTCACCCCGTACATGGAGGAGGAGATCGGGGCAGGAGGTACCTGGCGGGACAGCTTCCTGGATGCGGCCATTCAGGAGACAGAGCTCGACGGGAAGATCTACGGCGCAGTGACCGATACCCACGTGATCGCGATGTTCTACAACATCCAGATCTTCGAGGACCTCGGTATCACGCCACCTCATACCTGGGACGAGCTGCTCGAGGTGAGCAGCACCCTGAGCGAAGAGGGGATCGATCCGATCGCGGTGACCGGAATGTACGAGCCCTATATGGGGATGTGGGTCGACTACCTGTTCCAGCGCGAGGTGGGCTACGAGGCTGCCCGGGACGCAGCCTTCTCCGGGGACTATGCCGATCCCGGATATCTTCGGGCCGCGGAGCGATTCCAAGCGTTACGGGACCAAGGTGCGTTCCTCGACGGCTTCCAAGGCACCGACTTCACGGCGGTGCAGATGGAGTTCTTCCAAGGCAACGCTGCCATGATCTTGATGGGAACTTGGCTGTCCGCTGAGATGAAGGACTCGATCCCGGACGACTTCCAGCTGGGGGTGGTGGCGTTCCCGCAGGTGACCGAGGACGGGGAGGACAACAGCTTCACGTCGGCGTCGAACATCATGGTGGTGAACAAGGAGAGTCAGAGCATCGACGCCGCGATTGCGTACATGCGTGAGCTGACCTCAGCGCAGACCCAGACCGATCGAGCGCTCGAACAAGGTGCAGTATCGGCGGTGGAAGGAGTGCCTGGCCCTCCTGGTGTGGAAGGCCTGGACGAGCTGCTCGCGAGCGCCGGCGAACTCAACTACCGGTACTTCGGAACCGAGTTCGTTCCGGACCGGCATGCTGCGTACTACCGCGAAGTCGCCAGATTCTTCTTCGGTGAGCAGGATGCCGCCCAGTTCATCGACGCCCTGACCGAGGCGATGAGCCGCGACTTCTGA